A region of Nostoc sp. 'Peltigera membranacea cyanobiont' N6 DNA encodes the following proteins:
- a CDS encoding ArnT family glycosyltransferase, with protein sequence MRLFREKEWLFSLLIISLVLWLVFLGNSPLRDWDEGTYAIVAREIYRTGNWLYPTLQGEPFLLKPPLMQWLIAWCYQLGGVQELTTRLPGAVLTALGVPLLYLVGRLAFKQSLPALFAALVYLTMLPVVRHGRLAMLDGMTISFFLLLLFCLLKARQNRKYALGVGFCLGLIILTKGMIVLLLGAIATLFLLADRQLALLKSPYLWVGILLGNAPAIAWYTAQWQHYGNTFLEVHFQAQAFDRLTQTVEGNSGPPWYYLLELLKYGFPWLLFLPGGLYLAWKKRHNTWGSLVLLGIVVYLGTISFMRTKLPWYVMPVYPFLALAIGANLNEVWQNRHFKMRSWTIFLAIISIAGLGGCVYFFMKKQPILIVMSIVLAISIGIAAWLVKQRDRKFIPVLFTGMYLVLILLVSSQSWIWELKEAFPVKPVAALIRQHVLPGTTIYSSFAYNRPSLDFYSDCKVISASVAVLKEQFDKKSYLLLDNPTLQQTNLSEYHILGIADNFTLISQ encoded by the coding sequence ATGCGTCTATTCCGAGAAAAAGAATGGTTATTTAGCTTGCTGATAATATCTCTAGTTCTGTGGCTGGTATTTTTAGGAAACTCCCCTTTACGAGATTGGGATGAAGGTACTTATGCTATAGTTGCCAGAGAAATTTACCGGACTGGGAACTGGCTTTATCCCACCCTTCAGGGAGAACCATTTTTATTAAAACCGCCTTTGATGCAATGGTTAATTGCTTGGTGCTACCAACTAGGAGGAGTGCAAGAGTTAACTACACGTTTACCTGGTGCAGTTTTAACTGCCTTGGGAGTGCCTTTGCTTTACTTGGTAGGGCGTTTAGCTTTTAAGCAAAGTTTACCAGCTTTATTTGCTGCTTTAGTTTACTTGACAATGTTGCCTGTGGTGCGTCATGGACGACTAGCAATGTTAGATGGGATGACTATTTCTTTTTTCTTGCTGCTGTTGTTTTGTCTTTTGAAAGCACGTCAGAACCGAAAATATGCTCTAGGTGTGGGATTTTGTCTGGGGTTAATTATTCTGACTAAGGGGATGATAGTTTTGCTGTTGGGGGCGATCGCAACTTTATTTCTGCTTGCAGATCGACAATTAGCTTTGTTGAAAAGTCCCTATCTCTGGGTGGGAATTTTGTTAGGAAATGCCCCTGCGATCGCTTGGTATACTGCCCAATGGCAACATTACGGGAATACTTTCTTAGAAGTGCATTTTCAAGCACAAGCTTTTGACCGCCTTACACAAACTGTTGAAGGTAATAGCGGGCCTCCTTGGTACTATTTATTAGAATTACTCAAATATGGTTTTCCCTGGCTGCTATTTTTACCTGGAGGGCTTTATCTAGCATGGAAAAAACGTCATAATACTTGGGGTTCTCTAGTTCTGTTAGGCATAGTTGTTTACTTAGGAACTATTTCTTTTATGAGAACTAAACTTCCGTGGTATGTCATGCCTGTATATCCATTTTTAGCCTTGGCAATTGGTGCTAATTTGAACGAGGTTTGGCAGAATCGTCATTTTAAAATGCGAAGTTGGACAATATTTTTGGCGATTATTTCTATCGCAGGTTTAGGAGGCTGTGTTTACTTCTTTATGAAGAAACAGCCGATTTTAATAGTTATGAGTATTGTTTTGGCAATAAGTATAGGAATTGCAGCATGGCTAGTTAAACAGCGCGATCGCAAATTCATTCCAGTTTTATTTACAGGTATGTATTTAGTTTTAATCCTACTGGTAAGTTCGCAATCTTGGATTTGGGAATTAAAAGAAGCTTTTCCAGTCAAACCAGTTGCAGCATTAATTCGCCAACACGTATTACCAGGAACAACAATCTATAGCTCATTTGCTTATAATCGTCCTAGTTTAGATTTCTATAGCGATTGCAAAGTAATTTCTGCTTCTGTTGCTGTCTTAAAAGAACAATTTGATAAAAAATCTTATTTATTATTAGATAATCCGACTTTACAACAGACAAATTTATCTGAATATCATATTTTAGGCATTGCTGATAATTTTACTCTGATTTCACAATAA
- a CDS encoding WecB/TagA/CpsF family glycosyltransferase → MKNRFSYKLLGVKVDALSIPELNLLIEESIDKNEKWIIANHNLHSLYLFHNDPKMQSFYAQAEYIHIDGMPLLFIGKLLGFPMKREQRVTYADWVWPLMEEAANKGWRVFYLGSKPGVAEQGASILHQRFPNLQIACAHGYIDLDKDSQENLATLAAINAYKPHVLMVGMGMPRQEHWISENLEHIHANSILTSGACMDYVAGVLPTPPRWMGKVGLEWLYRLLSEPKRLWRRYLLEPWFVATLFLREIWSIPSQQKKNKMLLFLSTRFHKFVA, encoded by the coding sequence ATGAAAAATCGATTTTCTTATAAGCTTCTTGGTGTTAAAGTTGATGCACTCTCTATCCCAGAGTTAAACTTACTAATTGAAGAATCTATTGATAAAAATGAGAAATGGATTATTGCTAATCATAACTTGCATAGTCTTTATCTATTTCATAACGATCCAAAGATGCAATCTTTTTATGCCCAGGCTGAATATATCCATATTGATGGTATGCCTCTATTGTTTATTGGAAAATTGTTAGGTTTTCCGATGAAACGAGAACAAAGAGTAACCTATGCTGACTGGGTGTGGCCTTTGATGGAAGAAGCAGCGAATAAAGGCTGGCGTGTATTCTATTTAGGTTCAAAGCCAGGAGTAGCGGAACAAGGAGCAAGTATTTTGCACCAGAGATTTCCTAATTTACAGATTGCTTGCGCTCATGGCTACATTGATCTGGATAAAGATAGTCAAGAAAATCTCGCTACTCTGGCTGCAATTAATGCTTACAAACCTCATGTATTAATGGTGGGGATGGGTATGCCACGCCAAGAGCATTGGATTTCTGAAAATCTTGAACATATTCATGCCAATAGTATTTTGACTAGTGGAGCCTGTATGGATTATGTCGCAGGAGTACTACCCACTCCTCCTCGCTGGATGGGGAAGGTGGGTTTGGAATGGTTGTATCGGTTGTTGTCTGAACCGAAGAGACTTTGGAGACGTTACTTACTTGAGCCTTGGTTTGTAGCTACGTTATTTCTACGGGAAATTTGGAGTATACCAAGCCAACAAAAAAAAAATAAAATGCTGTTATTTCTCAGTACAAGATTTCACAAGTTTGTTGCGTGA
- a CDS encoding DMT family transporter: MNVSNQKKIALAALFVGVGAISFGSIFVKLSETQLSPNATVFNRLWLASVFFLLWNGYKAIRQRLSSDKPVEEQCYTSQDLWLLGSAGIFWAGTLVFLAWSLTETSVAISSVLHNLAPIFTSLGVWLLYRKAFESQFLIGMVIALGGAIAIEFEELQIATDEVQGGFAAIVSAIFLSGYLLLVEKLRTKFTPTTIQLWICTISALVIFPILLFTQDPLFPSTVSGWLWVISLALICQVLGHGLLTYSLAKFSSVVVSLVHLLEPVFSGIFAPIVFSEKLTFSNWAGFAVVLMGLYLAVSSQPAVNFPFQESVTTIVNTFVKSMTSKLSLLKQQFSETPAFLGTASLLFALIPISLAPSLTKLCQQEIGANAVVFHRSWIATIVFALWNGLEAFGSQQSDNEPIEKKPFTSQEVWLLLAMGTSAGTYLLLWAWSLSQTSVANVALLSNLNSLFVALAGYLLFGRRFDNRFVIGLVIALGGAIAFELNKVQFATAQILGDALALLTAVFMATCMLLIERLRTRFSTATIMLWRCGVTTMFLLPLVAFLEDRLLPYSWMGWFFIIFQALFCQVLGQGLLAYSLSRISSSVVAVTLLLEPVLASIFAWFIFSEQVGLFDWATFAVVLVGIYLAQSSQSTVQVTNEGS; encoded by the coding sequence ATGAATGTATCCAATCAAAAGAAGATAGCCCTTGCGGCATTATTTGTCGGTGTCGGTGCCATCTCTTTTGGCTCTATTTTCGTGAAATTGAGCGAAACTCAACTTAGCCCCAATGCCACTGTATTTAATCGCTTATGGCTAGCTAGTGTGTTCTTCTTGCTCTGGAATGGATACAAGGCAATACGTCAGCGACTTTCCTCAGACAAACCTGTAGAAGAACAATGCTACACCAGCCAGGATTTATGGCTATTGGGAAGTGCTGGGATCTTTTGGGCTGGCACTTTAGTCTTTTTGGCTTGGTCGCTAACTGAAACTAGCGTTGCGATTTCTAGCGTGTTGCATAATCTCGCCCCTATATTTACTAGCTTAGGGGTGTGGCTATTATATCGTAAAGCTTTTGAGAGCCAATTCCTGATTGGCATGGTCATCGCCCTTGGGGGAGCGATCGCTATAGAATTTGAGGAATTGCAAATCGCTACAGATGAAGTTCAAGGGGGTTTTGCTGCGATCGTTTCTGCGATTTTCTTGAGTGGATACCTGCTCTTGGTAGAAAAATTACGAACTAAATTTACTCCAACCACAATCCAGTTATGGATCTGTACGATTAGCGCCCTAGTCATCTTCCCCATACTTTTATTCACTCAAGATCCGCTTTTCCCGTCTACAGTCAGTGGGTGGCTTTGGGTCATTTCTCTAGCGCTGATCTGCCAAGTTTTAGGTCATGGGCTTTTGACCTACAGCCTTGCCAAGTTTTCTTCTGTGGTTGTCTCCTTGGTGCATCTGTTAGAGCCTGTATTTAGCGGCATTTTCGCTCCGATCGTATTTTCAGAAAAATTAACTTTCTCAAATTGGGCAGGTTTCGCTGTAGTTTTAATGGGTTTATACTTAGCCGTATCTAGCCAACCTGCCGTTAATTTCCCATTCCAAGAATCAGTCACAACTATAGTTAACACTTTCGTTAAAAGTATGACGAGCAAACTGTCATTACTAAAGCAACAGTTCTCCGAAACACCAGCTTTCTTAGGAACTGCATCGTTATTGTTTGCCCTAATTCCCATATCTTTAGCACCATCTCTGACCAAATTATGTCAACAAGAAATTGGTGCAAATGCTGTAGTATTTCATCGCAGTTGGATTGCCACAATCGTCTTTGCACTATGGAATGGACTTGAGGCTTTTGGCAGCCAACAGTCTGATAATGAACCTATAGAGAAGAAGCCTTTTACGAGTCAAGAAGTGTGGTTATTGTTGGCAATGGGAACCTCTGCTGGAACCTACCTTCTTTTATGGGCTTGGTCGCTGAGTCAAACTAGTGTTGCCAATGTTGCTTTACTATCTAATTTGAACTCTTTGTTTGTGGCTTTGGCTGGGTATCTGTTATTCGGTCGGCGCTTCGATAACAGATTCGTGATTGGACTGGTCATAGCCTTGGGGGGAGCGATCGCATTTGAACTCAATAAGGTACAATTTGCAACCGCTCAAATACTGGGTGATGCATTGGCATTGCTAACTGCGGTTTTCATGGCCACGTGTATGCTGCTGATAGAAAGACTCCGAACCCGATTTAGCACCGCAACTATCATGCTCTGGCGCTGTGGAGTAACAACAATGTTTCTCTTACCCCTCGTAGCATTTCTCGAAGATAGGCTGTTACCCTATTCTTGGATGGGTTGGTTTTTCATCATTTTCCAAGCGCTCTTCTGCCAAGTGTTGGGTCAGGGACTTTTAGCTTATAGCCTCAGCAGAATCTCTTCAAGCGTCGTCGCCGTCACACTTCTCCTCGAACCAGTTTTAGCCTCGATTTTTGCTTGGTTCATTTTTTCAGAACAGGTAGGTTTGTTTGACTGGGCGACTTTCGCTGTAGTTTTAGTGGGTATTTATCTAGCCCAATCTAGCCAATCCACTGTTCAAGTTACAAACGAAGGCTCGTAG
- a CDS encoding glycosyltransferase family 4 protein gives MGKRLLIVSTLDSSQPFGAFTRPFYLGQYLTKDFDVFQLGLDCSSVKYAPSISIGSRSLKSYIQTIEKCIDEFCPDIVYAQETLPGLAALISLKLRKHSSSSLVLDFHTFSAYEYWMRLFSVANPFKEFVQCIKTYIAQGILIFSGSPIIAAGDSIPKLISQWYGKIPQQIYSIGNGVTEDLLNTESFLDKDPYQAFRPAKIVVLIAPKTFQFPSNDMSVSMTIEVAKHLESHQQKVHFVIIGRDSSDISEPIPSNISFLGFLPKREDFVEHLKYADIALLPFSKQAVAGGARNKALDYFASKKLVVSTPEGLRGLEEFRNLEHLLVTGYSTEEVANTVLDAASNFDKYQSLVDTAYNLITEKYSWNARAHNIAEILMKISHS, from the coding sequence ATGGGTAAACGCTTACTAATTGTCTCAACACTTGATTCTAGTCAACCATTTGGTGCATTTACTAGACCTTTTTATCTTGGACAATATCTTACTAAAGATTTTGATGTTTTTCAGCTAGGATTAGATTGTTCATCTGTTAAGTATGCACCTTCGATTTCCATTGGCTCAAGAAGCCTGAAGTCATATATTCAGACTATAGAAAAGTGCATTGATGAGTTTTGCCCAGATATTGTTTATGCTCAAGAAACTTTACCTGGATTAGCTGCTTTAATTTCACTAAAGCTTAGAAAGCACAGCAGTTCCTCTCTTGTCTTAGATTTTCATACATTTTCAGCGTATGAATACTGGATGCGCTTATTTTCAGTTGCCAATCCTTTCAAAGAGTTTGTACAATGTATTAAGACATATATTGCTCAGGGAATTTTGATATTCTCTGGTAGTCCAATTATTGCAGCAGGTGACTCGATTCCTAAACTAATTTCTCAGTGGTATGGTAAAATTCCACAGCAGATTTATAGTATTGGGAATGGAGTGACGGAAGACTTGCTAAATACTGAATCGTTTTTGGATAAAGACCCCTATCAAGCATTTAGACCGGCAAAAATAGTGGTTCTTATTGCTCCTAAAACATTTCAATTTCCAAGTAATGATATGTCTGTATCAATGACTATTGAGGTTGCTAAACATCTCGAAAGTCATCAGCAAAAAGTACATTTTGTTATCATAGGTAGGGATAGTAGCGATATTTCAGAACCAATACCCTCTAATATTTCTTTTTTAGGGTTTTTACCTAAAAGAGAGGATTTTGTTGAGCATCTTAAGTATGCAGATATTGCTTTGTTACCATTCTCTAAACAAGCAGTAGCAGGTGGCGCTCGGAATAAGGCATTAGATTATTTCGCTAGTAAAAAACTAGTTGTATCAACACCAGAAGGATTGCGAGGTTTAGAAGAATTTCGGAATTTAGAACATCTTTTAGTAACAGGATACTCTACTGAAGAAGTTGCTAACACAGTGCTGGATGCAGCTTCAAACTTTGATAAATATCAATCGCTTGTGGATACAGCATATAACTTAATTACAGAGAAATATTCCTGGAATGCAAGAGCGCACAATATCGCCGAAATCCTTATGAAAATCAGTCATTCTTAG
- a CDS encoding mannosyltransferase family protein: MVKVQIVIKKVLWKNDFLFPAALWLASRIFIWIAMLLVAPKLPSPAEEFLPHFGWGVFDAWDSIHYRAIATSGYEFVNDGKQHNLAFFPLFPLSIWVLMKLGLPFELAGTLVNNLAFFAALYCLYFWVKEHYGINAAQWTTAVVSLYPSSMFTGVVYTEGLYLFLSTSALRAFDRKQYGWTGLWGAMATATRPTGMALIPALAIAAWKERRPPIAYIAGFVTAIGILLFSFYCAIYFDNPLAFIEAQRGWRPTLGFDWQGWLNMFMQIAVGTKNWQYGWVQNSSGGIQDHWYLLLLSVIVASAYSLWRFRQRFSSVKLFYGFYALVLFLLLLASEQWINNLLNLFMVLVGGYVLWRLRTQLTAVTVMYGFCGIGLLLASGGTISLSRLAYGIVPLNIAIGVLLSRHPRQGYLILGVFVTLLAKIAVGFAQERWVG; this comes from the coding sequence ATGGTCAAAGTTCAGATAGTTATAAAAAAAGTTTTATGGAAAAATGATTTCCTGTTTCCAGCAGCCTTATGGCTTGCCAGTCGAATATTCATTTGGATAGCTATGTTGCTGGTTGCGCCAAAACTACCATCACCAGCAGAAGAATTTTTGCCGCATTTTGGCTGGGGAGTTTTTGATGCCTGGGATAGTATCCACTATCGAGCGATCGCTACTTCTGGATATGAATTTGTAAATGACGGTAAGCAACATAATCTTGCTTTCTTTCCCCTGTTTCCTTTAAGCATCTGGGTTTTGATGAAATTGGGCTTGCCGTTTGAATTAGCAGGAACGTTAGTCAACAACCTGGCATTTTTCGCAGCCCTTTACTGTTTGTACTTTTGGGTTAAGGAGCATTATGGCATCAATGCAGCACAGTGGACTACTGCTGTAGTTTCTTTATATCCATCTTCCATGTTTACGGGGGTGGTTTACACAGAGGGGCTGTATTTGTTTTTGAGTACGTCAGCTTTGCGGGCTTTCGATCGAAAGCAGTATGGCTGGACTGGGCTTTGGGGCGCGATGGCGACAGCAACACGTCCTACAGGGATGGCACTAATTCCAGCATTAGCGATCGCAGCCTGGAAAGAACGCCGACCACCTATTGCCTATATCGCTGGTTTCGTTACCGCCATTGGCATACTTCTATTCAGTTTTTATTGTGCGATTTATTTTGACAACCCTTTAGCTTTTATCGAAGCGCAACGAGGATGGCGACCAACTCTAGGATTTGATTGGCAGGGTTGGTTAAATATGTTCATGCAAATTGCAGTTGGCACAAAAAACTGGCAATATGGTTGGGTTCAAAACTCCTCTGGTGGGATTCAAGACCATTGGTATCTCTTGTTGTTGAGCGTGATTGTTGCCAGTGCTTATTCTTTATGGCGCTTCCGTCAACGTTTTAGTTCTGTAAAATTATTTTATGGCTTTTATGCTTTAGTCTTATTTTTGTTGCTCCTAGCAAGCGAACAGTGGATCAATAACTTGCTCAACTTGTTCATGGTCTTGGTTGGTGGCTATGTGTTGTGGCGCTTACGCACGCAACTGACCGCAGTTACCGTGATGTATGGTTTTTGCGGTATTGGTTTGCTGCTAGCCTCTGGAGGTACTATTTCTTTGAGCCGTCTCGCTTATGGTATTGTGCCTTTGAATATAGCCATTGGTGTGCTGCTATCTCGCCATCCGCGTCAGGGATATTTAATCTTGGGCGTTTTTGTGACATTACTAGCCAAAATAGCTGTAGGATTTGCCCAAGAGCGTTGGGTTGGTTAG
- a CDS encoding DNA cytosine methyltransferase has protein sequence MVTAQPITIDLFAGAGGFGLGFEMAGFSVPLSVEIDTWACDTLRYNRPNMTVLQQDIRDLNTASSINDICHFKPDIVIGGPPCQGFSIAGPAQKDPKDPRNSLFINFAHWICFLEPQAFVMENVKGLLSRKNIEGRKVTDIIKETFENLGYFVEVWSLNAAEYGVPQIRERIFIVGNKTGKKLGIPPKTHSLDLLHINSSQLSIFACMGLLPAISLWDAISDLPPLNAREGEEEQPYISEPLNNYQSWIRNGSTTLYNHVAMDHSQRLVERFKHIKWGESSSDAPKEHGARRRSGNGELSEISYDQNNRRLNPYKPSHTIAASFYANFLHPFQHRNLTAREGARVQSFPDTYRFLGKKTVVSHKLLHREERFDEKFLCQYNQVGNAVPPILAKAIALHLQNKLQLCPKAIGTL, from the coding sequence ATGGTAACAGCACAACCTATCACTATTGATTTGTTTGCTGGGGCTGGCGGCTTTGGTCTAGGTTTCGAGATGGCAGGTTTCTCTGTTCCTTTATCCGTTGAGATTGATACCTGGGCTTGTGATACACTACGTTATAACCGCCCTAATATGACAGTTCTTCAACAGGATATCCGTGATTTAAACACTGCAAGTAGCATTAACGATATCTGTCACTTCAAACCGGATATTGTTATTGGTGGGCCTCCATGTCAAGGCTTTAGTATTGCCGGCCCAGCACAAAAAGATCCTAAAGACCCTAGAAATAGTTTATTCATTAACTTTGCTCACTGGATATGTTTTCTCGAACCTCAAGCTTTTGTAATGGAGAATGTTAAAGGTTTACTTTCGCGCAAAAATATTGAAGGTAGAAAGGTAACAGATATCATTAAAGAAACTTTTGAGAATCTAGGGTATTTTGTAGAAGTATGGTCATTAAATGCTGCCGAATATGGTGTGCCCCAAATTAGGGAGCGAATTTTTATTGTGGGAAATAAAACAGGAAAAAAATTAGGTATTCCTCCAAAAACACATTCCTTAGATTTATTACATATCAATAGCTCTCAATTATCAATATTTGCCTGTATGGGTTTACTTCCTGCCATAAGCTTGTGGGATGCTATATCAGATTTACCACCACTGAATGCACGTGAGGGTGAAGAGGAACAACCTTACATTTCAGAACCTCTCAATAATTATCAAAGCTGGATCAGAAATGGCAGTACAACACTTTACAATCATGTTGCAATGGATCATTCCCAGAGGCTTGTAGAACGCTTCAAACATATTAAATGGGGTGAATCAAGTTCAGATGCACCAAAAGAACATGGGGCGAGACGACGTAGTGGAAATGGTGAGTTATCTGAGATAAGTTATGACCAGAATAACCGACGTTTAAATCCATATAAACCATCACATACAATAGCCGCTTCGTTTTACGCCAATTTTCTTCATCCTTTCCAGCATCGCAATTTGACAGCCCGTGAAGGGGCGCGTGTTCAATCTTTTCCTGACACTTATCGGTTTCTAGGAAAGAAGACTGTTGTATCTCACAAGTTATTACATCGGGAAGAGAGATTTGATGAGAAGTTTCTTTGCCAGTACAATCAGGTAGGTAATGCTGTACCACCTATTCTTGCTAAAGCGATCGCACTTCATCTTCAAAATAAATTACAGCTATGCCCAAAAGCGATAGGAACCCTTTAG
- the dxr gene encoding 1-deoxy-D-xylulose-5-phosphate reductoisomerase, which translates to MKAITLLGSTGSIGTQTLDIVTQYPDQFRIVGLAAGNNVEMLAAQIRQFRPKIAAICSEDKLPALKEAIIDLDPQPILLAGDAGVIEVARYGDAQTVVTGIVGCAGLLPTIAAIEAGKDIALANKETLIAGAPVVLPLVEKHGVKLLPADSEHSAIFQCLQGVPKAGLRKIILTASGGAFRDWDVEKLADVTVADALKHPNWSMGRKITVDSATLMNKGLEVIEAHFLFGLDYDNIEIVIHPQSIIHSLIELQDTSVLAQLGWPDMRLPLLYALSWPDRIYTNWERLDLVKAGNLTFREPDHQKYPCMQLAYAVGKAAGSMPAVLNAANEQAVALFLDEKIRFLDIPRCIEMVCDRHQNDNRTSPSLDDILAADKWARQEVLIATEKLETQSRIISLR; encoded by the coding sequence GTGAAAGCGATTACTCTTCTTGGTTCCACTGGTTCTATCGGTACTCAGACCTTAGATATTGTCACTCAGTACCCAGATCAGTTTCGGATTGTGGGATTGGCAGCTGGGAACAATGTAGAGATGTTGGCTGCTCAAATTCGGCAATTTCGACCGAAAATAGCAGCAATTTGCTCAGAAGATAAATTACCAGCGCTCAAAGAAGCTATCATTGACCTAGATCCCCAACCGATTCTACTGGCAGGTGATGCCGGAGTGATAGAAGTTGCTCGCTATGGCGATGCTCAAACTGTTGTCACTGGAATCGTTGGTTGTGCTGGTTTGCTACCAACGATCGCAGCTATTGAAGCTGGTAAAGATATTGCCTTAGCGAACAAAGAAACTTTGATTGCTGGGGCCCCTGTGGTTCTACCCCTGGTCGAAAAACACGGTGTAAAATTACTCCCAGCTGATTCCGAACATTCCGCAATCTTTCAATGTCTCCAAGGTGTGCCAAAGGCAGGATTGCGGAAAATTATACTCACGGCATCTGGCGGGGCTTTCCGCGATTGGGATGTAGAAAAATTAGCAGATGTAACCGTTGCGGACGCTCTCAAACATCCTAATTGGTCAATGGGGCGGAAAATCACGGTAGACTCTGCTACTTTGATGAATAAAGGACTGGAAGTAATTGAGGCTCACTTCCTGTTTGGGTTAGATTATGACAATATCGAAATTGTCATTCATCCCCAAAGCATTATTCACTCGCTAATTGAACTGCAAGATACTTCTGTTTTAGCTCAACTTGGCTGGCCCGATATGCGCTTACCTTTACTGTATGCTCTATCTTGGCCCGATCGCATCTACACCAACTGGGAACGACTAGATTTAGTGAAAGCTGGAAATTTAACCTTCCGGGAACCAGATCACCAAAAGTATCCTTGTATGCAGTTAGCTTATGCTGTGGGTAAAGCTGCTGGTTCGATGCCAGCTGTGTTAAACGCTGCAAATGAGCAAGCTGTGGCTTTATTTTTAGATGAAAAAATTCGCTTTTTAGATATTCCCCGGTGTATAGAAATGGTGTGCGATCGCCATCAAAATGATAACCGGACAAGTCCTTCTTTAGATGACATTTTGGCAGCAGATAAATGGGCAAGACAAGAAGTTTTAATAGCGACTGAAAAGTTAGAAACTCAATCACGGATAATTTCTCTGCGATAA
- a CDS encoding DUF2079 domain-containing protein, whose product MNNIRAIIGISTLILFISSSLRHELFNSSGDLAFFDQGIYLISQGKPPISSVLGFHVLADHAAWILYPLALLYKIYPSVYWLFAVQSVALAFGVLPTYFLALQAGLKENLAVAMVAVYLMYPVIYNSNLCDFHPDTIAVPALLMAVFAARSRKIVWFCVSILLILGCKAVLSLTVVAMGIWLLLFEKRRLYGAIAIIGGTMWFLIANWIIIPFFGSEAALLTRHLYRYSYLGNSFSEMVQILIYQPQIIFKNIFSAINLEYLCFLLLPIVWALKPQYLIPLISLIPCVALNLLADHPSQKNLVLHYSLPAIPFIILVGIASLAAGKGWLKQRRVIFLWSLVWFFALGKVGFFSSKYLHHLDNWSATKEAIALVKTKDSVLTTDIITPHLTHRDLISFKYNPSQDITELNKFHYVLLNVRHPGWAASSESLSNLANILKNQSKYKLQYQQYDVYLFEKKIS is encoded by the coding sequence ATGAATAATATCAGAGCAATTATCGGCATTAGTACCTTAATTTTATTTATCTCCAGTAGCTTACGACATGAGTTATTTAATTCATCTGGAGATTTAGCATTTTTTGACCAAGGAATTTACTTAATTAGTCAGGGAAAACCGCCAATTTCTTCTGTACTTGGTTTTCATGTTTTAGCCGATCATGCTGCTTGGATTTTATATCCTTTGGCTTTACTATACAAAATTTATCCTAGTGTTTATTGGCTATTTGCAGTCCAGTCTGTTGCTTTAGCTTTCGGTGTTTTACCTACATATTTTCTGGCACTACAAGCAGGTTTAAAAGAAAATTTAGCAGTTGCAATGGTAGCTGTATATCTAATGTATCCAGTGATTTACAATAGCAATTTATGCGATTTTCATCCAGATACCATCGCTGTTCCTGCACTTTTGATGGCAGTTTTCGCTGCTAGATCGAGAAAAATAGTTTGGTTTTGCGTCAGTATTCTTTTGATATTGGGTTGTAAAGCTGTATTGTCCCTGACTGTAGTGGCTATGGGGATTTGGTTACTCTTGTTTGAAAAGCGACGCTTATATGGTGCGATCGCCATTATTGGTGGGACAATGTGGTTTTTGATTGCTAACTGGATTATCATCCCTTTCTTTGGTAGCGAAGCAGCGCTACTTACCCGTCATCTTTATCGATATAGCTATTTAGGAAACTCATTTTCCGAAATGGTACAAATATTAATTTACCAGCCGCAAATTATTTTTAAAAACATTTTTTCAGCTATAAATTTAGAATATTTATGTTTCTTATTATTACCTATTGTTTGGGCTTTAAAACCACAATATCTTATCCCTTTGATTAGTCTAATTCCTTGTGTAGCACTAAATTTGCTTGCAGATCATCCCTCACAAAAAAATCTAGTTTTGCATTATTCTTTACCAGCAATTCCATTTATTATTTTAGTTGGAATTGCCAGCCTAGCAGCAGGTAAAGGATGGCTAAAACAAAGACGAGTAATTTTTTTGTGGTCTTTAGTTTGGTTTTTTGCTTTAGGTAAAGTTGGGTTCTTTAGCTCAAAATATCTTCATCATCTGGACAATTGGTCAGCCACAAAAGAGGCGATCGCTTTAGTTAAAACTAAAGATAGCGTTCTGACTACAGATATAATTACTCCACATTTAACCCATAGAGATTTGATTAGTTTTAAATATAATCCTTCTCAAGATATTACTGAATTGAATAAGTTTCATTATGTCTTGCTCAATGTCCGTCATCCCGGTTGGGCTGCAAGTTCAGAATCTCTTTCAAACTTGGCAAATATTTTGAAAAATCAGTCAAAATACAAATTACAATATCAACAATATGATGTATATCTTTTTGAAAAAAAGATTAGCTAA